The DNA sequence GTCTTGGCAAGACCCTCGATGACCCCGGGGTCACCTACCGGCGCCGAGACGCCCAGGGCGTTGTTGATGGCTCCGATGAGATCGTTCTTGCTGTCGGCCGAGGAGATGGAGTCGTGGTACTCGGCGAGCTTCTGGCGGCGGTCGGTGGTGGATTCGCCTGCGTCGGGCATGACGGGTGCGGCCTTCTGTCGTGGTGAGGGCAGGAGTGCGGACTCGTACGCGGTACGTAGGACGCTCAGCCGAAGTCGGAGAGGCCGCGCGGCGGCGTGCCGGGCGCGGGCATGGTGCGGTAGCCCGGCGCCGGAACATCCCCCGCGGGCGCGGGCATCGTCGTCACGCCCTCGCCGCCCGCCGCGCTCATGCCCCGGATGGAGGCGTGCTCGGCGCCCTGGTAGTTCGCCTTGGACACCCGCACCTTGTCGGCCAGCTCGTGCAGGGCGCTCTCCAGGACCTTGGCCTCTGCCTGCCAGTCACCGGCGAAGTTGTTGTACGCGGGGCCCGCGTCGGAGCCGCCGAGGACGTCCGAGGGGTAGCAGGCGGTGTCCTTGACCGCCCTGGCGATGTCACCGACGTCGTCCCCCGCCGTGTCGAGTGTCTGCGCCTCGCTGTTCATCGCGCTCGTCTGGACTTGATAGCCCCCGGCGTGCCCTTGCACGGTCATGTCCGGCCCCCGTTTTTCTGATCTTGAGGGCGCAATGTAGCAGGGGCCGATGGCATGAACACAGCGACCCTTGCCGCCCCGCGCGCAACAGCATCATGCGTGATCTCGGGCAGCGAGCTTGTGGTTCTGCTGCACCGGCACGAGTCCGATGTCGCATCGCAACTCTGGGCCGAGC is a window from the Streptomyces sp. NBC_00299 genome containing:
- a CDS encoding WXG100 family type VII secretion target, with product MTVQGHAGGYQVQTSAMNSEAQTLDTAGDDVGDIARAVKDTACYPSDVLGGSDAGPAYNNFAGDWQAEAKVLESALHELADKVRVSKANYQGAEHASIRGMSAAGGEGVTTMPAPAGDVPAPGYRTMPAPGTPPRGLSDFG